The segment GCGGCTCGCAGCGCGGCAGCATCGAACTTCACCATTTTCAACATCGCCTCGGCCACGCGCCCCTGCTTGACAGGATCGGTATCTTCCATCATCCGCATCAGGTCGTCCGGAACGATCTGCCACGAGACGCCGAAGCGGTCCTTCAGCCAACCGCACGCCTCGGGCGCGCCGCCGCCTTCCAACAGCCCGTTCCAATAACGGTCCAGTTCGGCCTGATCGGCGCAGTTGACCATGAGGGAAATCGAATGATTGAACCCGTCCGCCCCGGCCACGCTCATCGCGGTGAACGGCTGCCCGCAGAGAACGAATTCGACGACCTTCACGCCATGAGCGGCCGGTATCGTCGTGACGCTGACCACGCGGGAATCGGGAAAGATACCCGCATAGAAGGCGGCGGCCTCCTCGGCTTCGCTCGCGTACCAGAGAAAAGGCGTGATCTTTTGAATCGTCATGGCGAATCTCCTGTCAGTGTGGGCCGTATGCACATGCAATCCGCAGCCGGTTATGAACACGACGAACGAGCAACGTCGAAATCGACGTGCGGGCAAAAAAAACCGATGCGTGGACGGCATCGTAGTGTGACGCATGGCGAACGATGGCTCCGAATCCGGGGGCTCGTGAGCGGCGTGCAACACACGCCGCCGTGCTCGCTGCCCTCTGCTGCGCGCCGCCCCGGGGCCCCCGCTGTGCCGTGTCGTACATCGGCTCAGGCTTTCCTCTGGGCCGGTGCTATGATTGGCAACCTTTCGCCATGAA is part of the Trinickia caryophylli genome and harbors:
- a CDS encoding VOC family protein, giving the protein MTIQKITPFLWYASEAEEAAAFYAGIFPDSRVVSVTTIPAAHGVKVVEFVLCGQPFTAMSVAGADGFNHSISLMVNCADQAELDRYWNGLLEGGGAPEACGWLKDRFGVSWQIVPDDLMRMMEDTDPVKQGRVAEAMLKMVKFDAAALRAAYAGTTA